The Komagataeibacter sp. FNDCR2 nucleotide sequence TCCGAGCAACAGGCAGCTTTCTCCACGCGTGCGTGTGTTCGTGGACTGGCTGGTGGAGATTATTGGCCTGCGACTTCATCCACAATGCGCGTGAGCGTCCCTACACGGGCGCAAAGGCGAGATAGAGCGAGATCGTTGCAATCGAGAACACCGTGGAGGCCAGAACGACCCGTCCGGTAAGGGCGGCCTCCCGATCATAGAATTCCGCCAGCATGAACGATCCGGTTCCCGTGGGCAGTGCGGCAAGAAGCACGGCAATATGTGTCATTGCTGGAGGCAGGTGGAGCACGGGCGCTGCGATGACCCACGTAACCAGAGGCTGGGCGATCAGCTTCAGGCCGACAAGAATGGCGGCAGTCGACGGGCGTGCAGACGCGGCACCAGCCGAATTCCCGGCAAGGAACAGACCGAGGGCGATCAGGGCGCAAGGGGATGCTGCCCCGCCGAGAAGCTTCAGGAAGGCATGAATGGGTTCCGGTAGGTGGCCACCCGATACCATGACAAGGCCACCAAGTGCTGGCGCCACCAGCAATGGATTTTTTACCAGCGAAAAGAGCGTTTTCGCGACGATATCGCGCGGCCGTGCTTCGGTCTGCAATCCGGCCTCGATCAAAACGATCGCTATGACAAACAGCACACAGACCGTCACGATCGTGGCGATAAGCGTCGGTGCCATGCCGGTATCGCCGACAAGAGACAGGACGAGCGGGAAGCCGACGAACCCCGTATTGGCATAGCTCGCGTTCAGTCCGTCAATGGCGGCATCGGCAAGATGATGTCCTGTTGATACCCGCCACCACAGCGTCCCGGCAAACACGATAAAACAGCCAAGCGTGAACGCCGCAATGAATCCCGGCTCCCACAGATCAGTCATTTTTGCATTCGCCACGATGTCGAACAGCACCGCGGGCAGCGCAAGATAGACTACGAGCCGATTGACCTCACGCGTGGCATTCGGGCCAAGCGCACCTGATTTGCGTGCGATCCATCCGGTGAGGATGAGGGCAAAGATAGGCAGGACGATCAGCAGATTGTTCAGCATCAGAGATCTCGGGCGGTCAGCAAAAGCGTGACGCTAC carries:
- a CDS encoding AEC family transporter; translated protein: MLNNLLIVLPIFALILTGWIARKSGALGPNATREVNRLVVYLALPAVLFDIVANAKMTDLWEPGFIAAFTLGCFIVFAGTLWWRVSTGHHLADAAIDGLNASYANTGFVGFPLVLSLVGDTGMAPTLIATIVTVCVLFVIAIVLIEAGLQTEARPRDIVAKTLFSLVKNPLLVAPALGGLVMVSGGHLPEPIHAFLKLLGGAASPCALIALGLFLAGNSAGAASARPSTAAILVGLKLIAQPLVTWVIAAPVLHLPPAMTHIAVLLAALPTGTGSFMLAEFYDREAALTGRVVLASTVFSIATISLYLAFAPV